The Phragmites australis chromosome 15, lpPhrAust1.1, whole genome shotgun sequence genome window below encodes:
- the LOC133892211 gene encoding uncharacterized protein LOC133892211 produces the protein MFQCHLHPDPAHNLAVELAEAKVSKMPFDLLPALHPKAKHWTICVCVSRKWEYRNGTDNGPIAHIDLVLADEQGNAIYVEIPNSEIEAKAALLEEGGIYIISRFRVSNSKSLYRLVDVPYMIEFTCYTKIAPTRDAPETFPKYVYKLTPFVDLPRHAGENRNFLDVIGIITEISDPALKQLMNQSAPTLSRDIILRDLSNVEIKPTLWGQQATPIVILVVGNLMKTFGGEEYLSGNTACRWYFNPIIPEAEPFYNTIQNQRLIIKHTPAPAQQATLTQKRAQLEDKQLQDL, from the exons GTTTCGAAGATGCCATTCGACCTGCTCCCAGCGTTGCATCCAAAAGCTAAACACTGGACAATCTGTGTTTGTGTATCGCGCAAATGGGAATACCGCAATGGCACTGATAATGGACCCATAGCCCACATTGACCTTGTTCTCGCAGATGAACAG GGAAATGCCATATATGTTGAGATACCAAACTCAGAAATAGAAGCAAAAGCAGCTTTGCTTGAAGAAGGTGGTATCTACATCATAAGCCGCTTCAGAGTTTCCAATTCTAAATCCTTGTACAGGCTGGTCGATGTACCATATATGATTGAATTCACTTGCTACACCAAGATAGCTCCAACAAGAGATGCACCAGAAACATTTCCAAAGTATGTTTACAAGCTCACACCTTTTGTTGACCTGCCTCGACATGCTGGTGAAAACAGGAACTTTCTAG ATGTCATTGGCATCATCACTGAAATCTCTGACCCAGCTTTAAAACAGCTCATGAATCAGTCAGCTCCCACTCTAAGCAGAGATATCATTCTTAGAGACCTTAG CAATGTCGAAATTAAACCGACACTATGGGGACA ACAAGCTACACCGATTGTTATCCTTGTTGTTGGCAACCTCATGAAAACTTTCGGAG GCGAAGAATACCTTAGTGGTAATACTGCATGCCGCTGGTACTTCAATCCTATTATTCCAGAAGCTGAACCATTTTACAACAC CATCCAAAATCAACGGCTCATAATCAAGCATACTCCTGCGCCAGCACAGCAAGCAACACTCACTCAAAAACGAGCTCAACTTGAAGATAAACAACTCCAAGATTTATAA
- the LOC133892776 gene encoding zinc transporter 8-like, whose amino-acid sequence MRPSAVLLAAALALFLVSAARGDDGDCGASDAVAQGDRARAKTLKIAAFFSILICGALGCCLPVLGRRVPVMRPEGDVFFLIKAFAAGVILATGFIHILPDAFDKLTSPCLPAGGPWQDFPFAGFGAMVGAIGTLVVDTVATGYFTRLHFKSGGGAEAAAAVSAAVGDEEKQMGAPHDGGDHEGHVHVHTHATHGHAHGSSALVAAVGGGEGGDKEHALRHRVIAQVLELGIVVHSVIIGISLGASEDPSTIKPLVVALSFHQMFEGMGLGGCIVQAKFNVRSVVTMVLFFCLTTPVGILVGIGISSSYNESSPTALIVEGLLNSVAAGILVYMALVDLLAEDFMNPRVQSRGKLQLGINVSMLVGAGLMSMLAKWA is encoded by the exons ATGAGGCCGAGCGCCgtgctcctcgccgccgccctggCGCTGTTCCTTGTGTCCGCCGCGCGCGGCGACGATGGCGACTGCGGTGCCAGCGACGCGGTGGCGCAGGGCGACCGCGCGCGGGCGAAGACGCTCAAGATCgcggccttcttctccatcctCATATGCGGGGCGCTGGGCTGCTGCCTGCCCGTgctgggccgccgcgtgccggtgATGCGGCCAGAGGGCGACGTCTTCTTCCTCATCAAGGCGTTCGCGGCGGGGGTCATCCTCGCCACTGGGTTCATCCACATCCTCCCCGACGCCTTCGACAAGCTCACGTCGCCGTGCCTGCCCGCCGGCGGGCCGTGGCAGGATTTCCCCTTCGCCGGTTTCGGGGCCATGGTCGGCGCCATCGGCACGCTCGTCGTCGACACCGTCGCCACGGGGTACTTCACGCGCCTCCACTTcaagagcggcggcggcgctgaggcggcggcggccgtgagCGCCGCCGTCGGGGACGAGGAGAAGCAGATGGGGGCGCCGCACGACGGAGGCGACCACGAGGGGCACGTGCACGTGCACACGCACGCGACGCACGGGCACGCGCACGGGTCGTCGGCGCTCGTCGCGGCcgttggcggcggcgagggcggcgacAAGGAGCACGCTCTGCGCCATCGCGTTATCGCTCAG GTCTTGGAGCTGGGGATCGTGGTGCACTCGGTGATCATCGGCATCTCCCTCGGCGCGTCCGAGGACCCGAGCACCATCAAGCCCCTGGTGGTCGCGCTCAGCTTCCATCAGATGTTCGAGGGCATGGGCCTCGGCGGCTGCATCGTTCAG gcgaagttcaacgtGCGGTCCGTCGTGACCATGGTGCTCTTCTTCTGCCTGACGACGCCGGTGGGCATCCTCGTCGGCATCGGCATCTCGTCGTCCTACAACGAGAGCAGCCCCACGGCGCTCATCGTGGAGGGCCTCCTCAACTCGGTCGCGGCGGGGATCCTGGTCTACATGGCCCTCGTCGACCTCCTCGCCGAGGACTTCATGAACCCCAGGGTGCAGAGCAGAGGGAAGCTGCAGCTGGGCATCAACGTGTCCATGCTGGTCGGCGCCGGGCTCATGTCCATGCTGGCCAAATGGGCTTGA